One genomic segment of Ipomoea triloba cultivar NCNSP0323 chromosome 9, ASM357664v1 includes these proteins:
- the LOC116030309 gene encoding uncharacterized protein LOC116030309, with product MPSAKPFAYAAGMLRTRLSSALRTRGGHGPNPFLTPGHQERPNGYLFNRTPPPPGQSRKWEDWELPCYVTSFLTIVILGVGLNAKPDLTIETWAHGEALKRLEQESTDSD from the coding sequence ATGCCGTCCGCGAAACCCTTCGCGTACGCCGCCGGTATGCTGAGAACCCGCCTGAGCTCCGCCCTCCGCACGCGAGGAGGACATGGCCCCAACCCTTTCCTCACTCCCGGCCACCAGGAGCGCCCCAACGGCTACCTCTTCAACCGCACCCCGCCGCCTCCCGGGCAGTCCCGCAAGTGGGAGGATTGGGAGCTCCCCTGCTACGTCACCAGCTTCCTCACCATCGTCATCCTCGGCGTCGGCCTTAACGCCAAGCCCGATCTCACAATCGAGACCTGGGCCCACGGTGAAGCTCTTAAACGCCTCGAACAAGAGTCCACTGATTCCGATTGA